A part of Clostridium novyi genomic DNA contains:
- a CDS encoding tryptophan transporter, which produces MKTNFKKSIINSLLLAIGFILHQIVPPIFFGMKPDLSLIMMFIIILLNDDYKTSLITGILYGILTSLTTTFPGGQLANLIDKILTSQIIYLTLIPFRNKFSNEKKLIILTVLGTMISGTIFIFSIKFLIGINQSIYSLFLALILPTTLINSIMAPILFNGIKLSLKHSKTNIF; this is translated from the coding sequence ATGAAAACTAACTTTAAAAAGTCAATTATAAATTCTTTATTACTTGCTATAGGTTTTATTTTACACCAAATTGTCCCACCAATTTTCTTTGGAATGAAACCTGATCTTTCATTAATTATGATGTTTATAATAATATTATTAAATGATGATTATAAAACTTCCTTGATTACAGGAATATTATATGGAATTTTAACATCACTAACCACTACATTTCCAGGTGGTCAGCTTGCAAATTTAATAGATAAAATACTAACTTCTCAAATTATATATCTTACTTTAATACCTTTTAGGAATAAATTTAGTAATGAAAAAAAACTTATAATATTAACCGTACTTGGTACTATGATAAGTGGAACAATATTTATATTCTCCATTAAATTTTTAATAGGTATAAATCAATCTATATATTCTTTATTTTTAGCATTAATATTACCAACTACATTAATTAATTCAATAATGGCACCTATACTTTTTAATGGTATAAAATTATCTTTAAAACATTCAAAAACAAATATATTTTAA
- a CDS encoding DUF378 domain-containing protein, producing MKGLDITALVLVIIGAINWGLIGFFKFDLISSLFGNMSGFSRFIYAIVGIAGLYSISFFGRNNETDESK from the coding sequence ATGAAAGGATTAGATATAACTGCACTTGTTTTAGTAATTATAGGAGCAATAAATTGGGGATTAATTGGTTTTTTCAAATTTGATTTAATCTCTTCTTTATTTGGAAATATGTCTGGTTTCAGTAGATTTATATATGCTATAGTTGGTATAGCTGGATTATATTCTATATCTTTCTTTGGAAGAAATAATGAAACAGATGAATCTAAATAG
- a CDS encoding Lrp/AsnC ligand binding domain-containing protein, with protein sequence MDLKINGLDDLDIQILEILIKDSRTPYLEIARKCHVSGGTIHVRMKKMEDIGIIKGTKLILDNTKLGYDVCCFIGIYLNKASSFNGVLEKLNEINEVVELHYTTGQYSIFMKVICQSISHLQNLLMNKVQAIPEIQRTDTFISLSQPIERNIQL encoded by the coding sequence ATGGATTTAAAAATAAACGGTCTTGACGATTTAGATATACAAATTTTAGAAATATTGATAAAAGATTCTAGAACTCCTTATTTAGAAATTGCTCGTAAATGTCATGTTAGTGGTGGTACCATACATGTTAGAATGAAAAAGATGGAGGATATAGGAATAATAAAAGGCACTAAATTAATTCTAGATAATACTAAACTAGGTTATGATGTATGCTGTTTTATAGGAATATATTTAAATAAAGCCTCTTCTTTTAATGGAGTTTTAGAAAAACTTAATGAGATAAATGAAGTTGTAGAACTACATTATACTACTGGTCAATATTCTATATTTATGAAAGTAATATGCCAAAGTATTTCTCATCTTCAAAACTTATTAATGAATAAAGTTCAAGCTATTCCTGAAATTCAAAGAACGGATACATTTATATCTCTATCTCAACCAATAGAGAGAAATATTCAACTTTAA
- a CDS encoding CehA/McbA family metallohydrolase has product MYRNLFINMPKNNSIIHDKFPEITLISLNTIYFTHCTNIKMYLNNKKVHYKIIDNKLTYIPNKKLHSGIQKVRVVIYDYHKEKKEFKWLFEIKSNSNTTDKYNFYFGIPHAHTSFSTGRGTPIEAFTYAKKKGIDFLIITDHCGHLCKSSKSNKLSKWETTKNSAIKFNNKNKNFLSLSGFETTSKGFGDFNVLNINNLYKGKIKDFNKFTLWLEKQNNPIVSINHPHKYIESFEYNKALDKFINFIEVGNGSPPFKYLNGEKYYYKLLDKGWHLGALNGQDNHRMNWGDTDNVTVVICKSLNKNDFFEALYSRRTYSSETKTLKLIFKVNNSWMGSLVPPAKKLNFEIRAEDKKESIKKVQVISNKGKVIKEKISRKKNKFKWNFTIPYKKGNWYIVKVIHKNDSIGISSAIFT; this is encoded by the coding sequence ATGTATAGAAATCTTTTCATAAATATGCCTAAAAATAATAGCATTATACATGATAAATTCCCAGAAATCACTTTAATTTCTTTAAATACTATCTATTTTACACATTGTACAAATATTAAAATGTATTTAAATAATAAAAAAGTTCATTATAAAATTATAGACAATAAACTTACCTATATTCCAAACAAAAAACTTCACTCAGGAATTCAAAAAGTAAGAGTAGTAATTTATGACTATCATAAAGAAAAAAAAGAATTTAAATGGCTATTTGAGATTAAATCTAATTCTAATACTACAGATAAATATAATTTCTACTTTGGAATACCTCATGCCCACACAAGTTTTTCTACTGGTAGAGGAACTCCCATAGAAGCTTTTACTTATGCTAAAAAAAAAGGTATAGACTTTTTAATAATAACAGATCATTGTGGACATCTTTGTAAAAGTAGTAAATCTAATAAACTATCCAAATGGGAAACTACTAAAAACTCTGCTATAAAGTTTAATAATAAAAATAAAAATTTCCTTTCCTTAAGCGGTTTTGAAACAACATCAAAAGGATTTGGTGATTTTAACGTATTAAATATAAATAATCTATATAAAGGTAAAATAAAAGACTTTAATAAATTTACACTTTGGTTGGAAAAACAAAACAACCCTATAGTTAGCATTAATCATCCTCATAAATATATAGAATCCTTTGAATACAATAAAGCCTTAGATAAATTTATAAATTTTATAGAAGTTGGTAATGGTTCTCCACCATTTAAATATCTAAATGGTGAAAAATACTATTATAAACTTTTAGATAAAGGATGGCATTTAGGCGCTTTAAATGGTCAAGATAATCATAGAATGAATTGGGGTGATACAGATAATGTTACTGTTGTTATTTGTAAATCTTTAAATAAAAATGATTTTTTTGAAGCTTTATACTCAAGAAGAACATATTCATCTGAAACTAAAACCTTGAAACTTATATTTAAAGTAAATAATAGTTGGATGGGTAGCCTTGTACCACCTGCAAAAAAATTAAATTTTGAAATTCGTGCAGAAGATAAAAAAGAATCTATAAAAAAAGTACAAGTTATATCAAATAAAGGAAAGGTTATAAAAGAAAAAATATCTCGAAAAAAAAATAAATTTAAATGGAATTTTACAATTCCCTACAAAAAAGGAAATTGGTATATTGTTAAAGTAATTCATAAAAACGATAGTATTGGTATATCATCAGCAATATTTACTTAA